GTACCGCTCACGCCCGTCGCATGGGCACCCCGCGTGGAGGTGCTGGGCATCTTCCCGACGGTCGAGTCGCTCGTCGCGCAGGGCGTGTTCGTCGTGCTCCTCGCCTATGCGGTCGTCGTCACGCTCCGGCGTCGCCTGCAGGCGCAGAGCCTGCGCCAGGCGGAGGAGCCGACCGCCCCTCGGGCCGCGCAGAGCTGATGCGCCTGGCGGTGGCGGCGATGGTGCTCCTCGCGGCGTTCGGCGCGAGGGCGCAGGAGGGGGCCTTCCTCAGCGAGGCGGAGGCGCCCCGAGCGGTGTTTCCGAGGGCCGACGGGTTCGAGCGACGCGAGGTTCCCGCGACGCCCGAACGGCGGACCAAGGTCACGCAGGCGCTCGGCGGCGCGCTGCCGTCGATGTGGGAGGAGCGGTGGGTCGTCTTCCGTGTCTCGAGCGACGGGACGAACGTCGGATGGGCGATCATCGTCGAGGAGATCGGCAAGCATCGGCCCATCACGTTCGTCGTCGGCCTGCGTCCCGATCGAAGCGTCGAGGACGTCGCCGTCATGTCGTATCGCGAGGCATACGGTGGCGAGATCCGGAGCCCCCGCTTCCTGCGCCAGTACGCGGGCAAGACGCCGCAGGACGACCTGCGCGCCTACCAGGGGGTCAAGAACATCGCGGGCGCGACGTTGTCGGTCGAGGCGGCCAGCCGCGCCGTGCACAAGGCGCAGGCGATCGCAACCCTCCTGGACGAGGCCGGATCGTGAGAGCGCTCGCGCTCGTGATCGGGGCGCTCGCCGTCGTGACGGGCGCGCAGGCCGCGACCCAGGTGCACTACGTGATGGGGGCCTTCCTGCGCGTGACGGTCGACGACGACGTGCCGGCGCGCGCGCTCGATGCATGCTTCTCCGACGCGCGCGCGCTCGACCGGACCTTCTCCCGCTACGACGCCGGCAGCGAGCTCACGCGTCTGAACGCCGCCGGTGGCGGGCCCGCTGGACCGTCGATGCGCAGCGGCCTCGCCAGCGCGCTCGAGCTCGAGCGAACGACGGACGGCGCCTTCGACGTGAGCGTCGGTGCGCTGACGCGGCTCTGGCGCCGGCCGTCGCGACCCGACGCGGACGAGATCGCAACCGCGCGCGCGACGGTGGGGGCGGTGGCCCTCACGCCGGACGGCGTCCGGCTCGGCCGGGGCACCGAGCTCGACTTCGACGGCTTCGCGAAGGGGCTCGCGGTCGACGCGTGCGTCGCGCACCTGCGCGCCGCCGGTGCACGACGCGCGCTCGTCAGCTTCGGCGAGAGCAGCATCTACGCGCTCGGCGCGCCCCGGGACGCAATGGCGTGGACGTTCGACGTGCGCGGCCCCGACCCCGAGACGGTCGTCGCACGGCTGCGCCTGCGGGACCAGGCGGCGTCCGTGTCCGCCGTCTACGGAGGCGAAGGCAAGCGCTCGCGCAACGCCGTCGGCCACATCGTCGATCCGCGCTCGGGACGGCCGCTCGCGCAGGACGTCGTGGGCGTCGTCGTGGCGCCGAGCGCCGCGAGCGCCGAAGCGCTGTCGAAGGCCGTCCTCGTCTGGGGCCTGGGCGGCCTCGCACGCGTCGAGCGCCTGGGCGGCGTACGCGCGGCCCGGCTCACGCGGAGCGGCGTCGCGTGCGGCCGCGAGATGCAGCGCGCGCGGGCGCTCGTCGCCTTCGACCATCCGCGCTCGCTCGACGTCGTACAGGCTGCGCTCCGATGAAGGCATTCAGCAATCCGGGTTACATGCTCGCGTTTGCGCGCATCGAGGTGCGCGTCGCGTACACGGCGTTTCTCGTCCTCGTCGTCATCGGGATGCTCACGATGGGCGCCTTCCAGGTGGGCCACATCGGCCCGCTGCCGTCCGACATCGCGACGTACTTCCTCGGCGGCGAGCGCGCGGGGGTCATGACGTTCCCCAAGGCGTACCGCGAAATGGTCGAGCTGACCCACGCGCACGCCTTCGTGATGGGCCTCGTCTACCTCGTGCTCGCGCACCTGCTGATCGCGACCACGGCGCCGCCGTTCGTCAAGAAGTGGGCGGTGATCGGCGGCTTCGCGGGCCTGGTCGGCGACGTCGTCGGCGTGTGGCTGATCCGCTACGTGTCGCCGCGATTCGCCTACGGGCAGGTGGGCGCCTGGGCGGCCGAGTGGGTGAGCTTCGTCGCGTTCGTCTACTACCCGATGCGCGACATGTGGTTCGCGAGCGAGGACGATGGCGACGACGACTGAACGAGACGTTCGCTGCGCCTGCGGCAGCTTGATCGCGCGGCTCACGCCCGCGGGCGTCGAGCTCAAGTGCCGCCGTTGCAAGCGTGTCGTAGTGGTGCCGGCGCCGCCGGACGATGGGACCTGGATCGAAGTGACGCTGCGCTAGCAGCGTCGCCCGAACGGCCCGCGGCCTCGCGCCCAGCGCCTACCGACGCACAGAGGAGAAGGAGCGATGCGACAAGGTGTTCGTACGTGGATCTGCGCTGCATTGGCGCTCGCGCTCGCGGGAGGCCCGGCGTTCGCCGAGACGCTCGCGGACCGCGTCGACCGCATGGAGCGGGAGCTGAAGGAGCTGAAGGCGGAGCTCCGCCGTCGGGACGCGGCCGACCGCAAGCGCGAGACCGGGAGAGCGGCGGCAGCCAAGACCGCGCCGGCGCCGGCCGCGCCCGCGGTCGCCGCGTCGCCCGCGTCCACCACCGAGGTCGCCGCAGCCGAGCCGACGTCGACGCGCGACCGCGCGCTGGACGCGATCATCGACCGCGTGCGTCTGGGCGGATACGGGTCGGTTCGCTTCGAGGGCTCGTCGCTCGACGACCAGCCCGACACGTTCACGTACCGGCGCTTCGTGCTGACCGCCGACGCCGACATCGCGCCGCGCCTGCGCGCCTACATGGAGCTCGAGTTCGAGCGCTTCACGCACCTCGAGCTCGAGAAGACGACGACGACCAACGCCGACGGCGGGATCACCCAGGAGCAGGCGGTCGAGGGCAGCAACGGATCGGAGATCTCGCTCGAGCAGGCCTGGCTGCAGTTCGACCTGGACGAC
The Candidatus Eisenbacteria bacterium genome window above contains:
- a CDS encoding FAD:protein FMN transferase; the encoded protein is MRALALVIGALAVVTGAQAATQVHYVMGAFLRVTVDDDVPARALDACFSDARALDRTFSRYDAGSELTRLNAAGGGPAGPSMRSGLASALELERTTDGAFDVSVGALTRLWRRPSRPDADEIATARATVGAVALTPDGVRLGRGTELDFDGFAKGLAVDACVAHLRAAGARRALVSFGESSIYALGAPRDAMAWTFDVRGPDPETVVARLRLRDQAASVSAVYGGEGKRSRNAVGHIVDPRSGRPLAQDVVGVVVAPSAASAEALSKAVLVWGLGGLARVERLGGVRAARLTRSGVACGREMQRARALVAFDHPRSLDVVQAALR
- a CDS encoding FMN-binding protein translates to MRLAVAAMVLLAAFGARAQEGAFLSEAEAPRAVFPRADGFERREVPATPERRTKVTQALGGALPSMWEERWVVFRVSSDGTNVGWAIIVEEIGKHRPITFVVGLRPDRSVEDVAVMSYREAYGGEIRSPRFLRQYAGKTPQDDLRAYQGVKNIAGATLSVEAASRAVHKAQAIATLLDEAGS